AGCGTGACAATTCACCAGCAGCTAATATAATATGCATAAGTTAAAACTTCAAAAGTTACATCATCGCTATTGCCTATTCATTGCCCCATCTTTAGCTAGTTTTAGCCGTCATAAAAGGCCCGCATTTCACGGTGAAATGCGGGCCTTTTATTTAGAATTGTATATTTATTCAGCTAATTAAAACGTTCGAACTGGTGTAATCAACTGAATAAAGTTTTCGCCTTCTTCAGTTGGCACTAAAGTGAATGGGCGCAATGCCATCGTGAATGAGATTTTGATCATAGCTTGCCCAAACGAACGTAACGCTTCTTTCATGTAGTCTGGGTTAAATGAAATTTCAAGTTCGTCACCTGACAAATCAGTGGGCTGTAGTTGTTCCGTTACTTCCCCGACATCTGGTGAGTTACCGAAAATCGTAATCGTTTTGTCCGTTGGGTTAACGGAGAAGCGAACCACATTATTGCGACTTTCGTGGGATAACAGGGATGCCCGTTCAATTGCTGCTGAAAGTGCGGGTGCTGAAATTTCAACAGTCGTATTAGATTCTTTAGGAATCAGCCGTGACGTGTCGGGATAATTTCCTTCGAGTAAGCGAGAATAGAAGGACGTATTCCCCAGCACAAATAGGACTTGGTTTTCTGATAACCGCATCTGCACGTCAGGATTATTGTCGCCGATCATCCGAGATAATTCTGTCAAACTTTTACCAGGAATGATTACATCATAATTGGCATTATTGGCTTCTGGCAACTTGATCCGGCGTTGACTTAGGCGGT
This Lactiplantibacillus plantarum DNA region includes the following protein-coding sequences:
- the dnaN gene encoding DNA polymerase III subunit beta, whose product is MKFTINRSAFIKELNNVQRAISSKTTIPILTGLKLDVNTDAITLTGSDADISIETTIPASDDNNTLVVEDAGSIVLPARFFSEIVKKLPEDTMTVNVVDGFQTQITSGAASFTINGLDPENYPHLPEIDTTNTITLAGDVLKELIGQTVIAVSNQESRPILTGVHFILANGEFLAVATDSHRLSQRRIKLPEANNANYDVIIPGKSLTELSRMIGDNNPDVQMRLSENQVLFVLGNTSFYSRLLEGNYPDTSRLIPKESNTTVEISAPALSAAIERASLLSHESRNNVVRFSVNPTDKTITIFGNSPDVGEVTEQLQPTDLSGDELEISFNPDYMKEALRSFGQAMIKISFTMALRPFTLVPTEEGENFIQLITPVRTF